The following DNA comes from Desulfuromonas acetexigens.
CTTGCGTACCACCTTCTCGGCGGTGCTGCCGAAAAGCACATGGTCAAGACCGGTGCGTCCGTGGGTACCCATAATAATCAGGTCGGCGGACTGCTCTTCGGCCTTCTTGATGATTTCGTCATAGGGGATGCCCGGCAGCAGGAAAGTTTCGTAGTTGCCATAGTCGCCAAGCTGCTCGCGGCAGAACTTTTCCATCATCTTCTTGGCCCCCTCCTCAATCTCCTGCTCCAGCTTCTCGAAGGAGATATGCGGGACATAGAAGCCCCGCAGATCGACGGGTTCGTTGATAATGTGGACAATGAGCAGGCGCGCCTGATATTTCCGAGTCAGGGACAGGGCATACTGAAAGGCGTAATCGGAACTCTGGGAAAAATCGAGGGCAAAGAGGATGGTTTTAAAATCTTTCATGTTCGGGCACTCCTTAGAGGTTGACCGTCAGGGCGTTAGCAGAGGTGTGTGCTTCTCTCAAAAATCTTGTTCATCACCGATTTGAGAACATCGAGTTTGATCGGCTTGTGCAGGTATTCGAAGGCTCCCAGATTCATGGCTTCAAGATAGGATTCGACCTCACCGTAAGCGGTGATCATAATCACGTAAATACTCGGGTGGCGACGGCTGAGTTCCTGCAGAAAGACCAGGCCGTTCATATTCGGCATCCTGATGTCGCTGATCACCAGGTTCACCCGCTTGCCGCGCAGATACTCCAAGGCCTCGCAGCCATCGGCGACGCTGTCCACCTCGTAGCCTTCCTGGGCCAGGAGCTTGGTCAGCCCGATCCGGGCATTTTCCTCGTCATCGACGATCAATATTTTTTCTCGCCCTGCCCCCACGCGGGATCTCCTTTAAGCAAATTGATTTAAAACGTACCACAGGTGCAACGCCTGTCAAGTTCGCCAGAGGTCGCGAAAGACTTTATAATGATTGAATTTTTAGGAGATTTTCGGAGGGTGGGGCGAAACCGGGAAGGCGCGGAAGCGACTTAAGACCGTTGCCAGAGGGTCATCAAGCGATGCCCCAAATCAAGCAGGCGCCCCGCGCCGTCGGAACCGGCACGCAGCACCTCGTCGTGGGAGAGGGGGCCGGGAGAGAGGCCGGCGGCGAGATTGGCGATCAGGCTCAGGCCGATGACCTCCATGCCGAGATAGCGCCCCATGATCGCTTCCGGGACCGTGGACATGGAGACCACATCGGCGCCGAACCGTTGCAACATACGGATTTCCGCGGGGGTTTCATAGGAGGGGCCGGGCATCGCCGCGAGCACGCCGCGATGCAGGGAAATGCCCTTCTCCTGCATCTGTTCGCGCAACGGCGGATAAAGATCTTGCCGATAAAGCCCGCAAAGATCGATGAAGGGATGGAGGGGTTCGCCGCGCAGGGGATTATCCCCCAGCAGGTTGAGATGATCCTCCAGGTACATGAAATCGCCGACTTGAAAGGCCGGATTGATCCCGCCGACCGCATTGGTCAAGAGCAGACGCCGACAGCCGAGGGCGGCGGCGAGGCGCACCGGCAGGGCCACCTGGCGAGCATCGAAGCCCTGGTAGAGATGGTAGCGCCCCTGAAAAAAAAGAACCTTCCAGCCCTGAAACCGTCCGGCCACCAACCGACCGGCATGTCCTTCGATGCGCACATGGGAAAAGCCCGGGATCTCCCGGTAGTCCACATAGACCGCGGATTCGGCCTGATCGGCCAACGCCCCC
Coding sequences within:
- a CDS encoding universal stress protein codes for the protein MKDFKTILFALDFSQSSDYAFQYALSLTRKYQARLLIVHIINEPVDLRGFYVPHISFEKLEQEIEEGAKKMMEKFCREQLGDYGNYETFLLPGIPYDEIIKKAEEQSADLIIMGTHGRTGLDHVLFGSTAEKVVRKSAIPVMTIRYAE
- a CDS encoding response regulator, encoding MGAGREKILIVDDEENARIGLTKLLAQEGYEVDSVADGCEALEYLRGKRVNLVISDIRMPNMNGLVFLQELSRRHPSIYVIMITAYGEVESYLEAMNLGAFEYLHKPIKLDVLKSVMNKIFERSTHLC
- a CDS encoding purine-nucleoside phosphorylase → MAWEEEASAGALAQRFGEDTFDLAVILGSGWGALADQAESAVYVDYREIPGFSHVRIEGHAGRLVAGRFQGWKVLFFQGRYHLYQGFDARQVALPVRLAAALGCRRLLLTNAVGGINPAFQVGDFMYLEDHLNLLGDNPLRGEPLHPFIDLCGLYRQDLYPPLREQMQEKGISLHRGVLAAMPGPSYETPAEIRMLQRFGADVVSMSTVPEAIMGRYLGMEVIGLSLIANLAAGLSPGPLSHDEVLRAGSDGAGRLLDLGHRLMTLWQRS